Proteins from a single region of Pithys albifrons albifrons isolate INPA30051 chromosome 12, PitAlb_v1, whole genome shotgun sequence:
- the ESRP2 gene encoding epithelial splicing regulatory protein 2 isoform X2, with the protein MTASHSDSLVVLFGATAGAYGAKLGSDERELILLVWQVVDLQSKKVGTLHKSLVKADNLDLSDQCREVSGLTPEGLSKAEPLDRVLQQFSQLVSSDLKVLGRSSYTLCSDGQLLIRQVLHPETSKKNFLLSDCFYSFYDLRKEFHTCYPGSASVKDHTIKTMAEYLGLGTDEAEEDFGVWQVKTMVAIIFSMLSEDHVFTEPETVKYKYETGPCSKSETVDSETVIRARGLPWQSSDQDIARFFKGLNIAKGGVALCLNSQGRRNGEALVRFVNSEQRDLALERHKHHMGSRYIEVYKATGEEFLKIAGGTSNEVAQFLSKENQVIIRMRGLPFTATQEDVLGFLGPECPVTGGKEGLLFVKYPDGRPTGDAFVLFSCEEYAQNALKKHKEILGKRYIELFRSTAAEVQQVLNRYMSTPLIPTLPTPLIPVIPPPYAIAAGSARDCVRLRGLPYTAGIDDILEFMGDATGDIKPHGVHMVLNQQGRPSGDAFIQMKSADKAFMVAQKCHKKMMKDRYVEVFQCSGEEMNFVLMGGTLNRSGLSPPPCKLPCLSPPAYAAFQAAAVIPAEAAALYQPQALLPTTRTPQASAAAPPAVTYYPAQAAQLYMNYTAYYPSPPVSPTTVGYLAAPPGAVAAAATATHTPILPQPGALVRMQGLPYNTGMKEILSFFQGYQYAPDDYNGLIQLSEQARSVLQAPKEWVCL; encoded by the exons ATGACGGCTTCGCACAGTGACTCTTTGGTGGTGTTGTTTGGGGCAACAGCTGGTGCATATGGGGCTAAACTGGGTTCGGATGAGAGGGAACTAATTCTCTTGGTGTGGCAAGTTGTGGATCTACAGAGCAAGAAG GTAGGGACACTACACAAATCCCTGGTGAAAGCAGACAACTTGGACTTAAGTGACCAGTGTCGCGAAGTCAGCGGCTTAACACCAGAGGGACTGAGCAAAGCCGAACCGCTGGACCGGGTCCTTCAGCAG ttcagtCAACTGGTATCCAGTGATTTGAAAGTACTTGGAAGGAGCTCTTACACACTGTGCAGTGATGGCCAATTACTCATCCGACAAGTCCTCCACCCAGAGACATCTAAGAAG AACTTCCTGCTCTCAGACTGCTTCTATTCCTTCTATGATCTGCGCAAAGAGTTTCACACCTGCTACCCTGGTTCAGCCTCCGTGAAAGATCACACTATCAAGACCATGGCAGAAT ATCTGGGCTTAGGGACAGATGAAGCAGAGGAGGACTTTGGCGTGTGGCAAGTAAAAACCATGGTGGCCATCATTTTCAGCATGCTCTCTGAAG ATCACGTGTTTACTGAGCCTGAAACTGTGAAGTACAAGTATGAAACAGGTCCTTG TAGTAAATCTGAAACTGTGGACAGTGAGACAGTAATACGTGCCAGAGGTTTGCCATGGCAGTCTTCAGACCAGGATATTGCTCGATTTTTCAAAGGACTAAACATTGCCAA AGGTGGTGTGGCTCTTTGTCTGAATTCTCAAGGAAGAAGGAATGGGGAGGCATTAGTTCGGTTTGTCAATTCTGAACAGAGAGACCTCGCCTTGGAAAGACATAAACATCACATGGGCAGCAGATACATCGAG gTTTACAAAGCAACTGGGGAAGAATTCTTAAAAATTGCAGGAG GCACCTCCAATGAAGTGGCCCAGTTCTTATCCAAGGAGAACCAAGTTATCATCCGGATGAGAGGCCTTCCATTCACTGCTACTCAGGAGGATGTCTTGGGATTCCTGGGGCCAGAGTGCCCAGtcacaggagggaaggagggactTCTCTTTGTCAAGTACCCAGATGGCAGGCCCACAGGAGATGCATTTGTGTTATTTTCCTGTGAAGAATATGCACAAAATGCACttaaaaagcacaaagaaatacTTGGAAAACGTTACATTGAACTCTtcaggagcacagcagcagaagtcCAACAG GTCCTAAATCGCTACATGTCGACGCCTCTGATCCCCACGCTGCCGACTCCGCTGATCCCGGTGATCCCGCCGCCGTACGCCATCGCCGCGGGCAGCGCGCGGGACTGTGTGCGGCTCCGGGGGCTGCCCTACACCGCCGGCATCGACGACATCCTCGAGTTTATGGGGGACGCCACAGGGGATATCAAGCCCCATGGAGTTCACATGGTCCTTAATCAACAG GGACGACCATCAGGTGATGCTTTTATCCAAATGAAATCTGCTGACAAGGCCTTTATGGTGGCTCAGAAATGTCACAAAAAAATGATGAAGGACCGTTACGTGGAAGTATTCCAGTGTTCAGGAGAGGAGATGAACTTTGTTTTAATGGGTGGCACTTTAAATCGTAGTGGCTTGTCCCCACCGCCATGTAAGTTACCAT GTCTCTCTCCACCAGCCTATGCTGctttccaggcagcagcagtgatcccagcagaggcagcagcgcTGTACCAGCCACAAGCTCTCTTGCCAACCACCAGGACTCCCCAGGCCTccgcagctgctcctccagctgtcACCTACTACCCAGCTCAGGCTGCCCAGCTTTATATGAATTACACAGCTTACTATCCCAG TCCTCCAGTATCTCCCACCACAGTGGGGTACcttgcagctcctccaggagctgtagctgctgctgccactgccacccaCACTCCGATTCTGCCCCAACCTGGAGCGTTAGTCCGGATGCAGGGCTTGCCATATAACACAGGAATGAAGGAGATACTCAGTTTCTTCCAGGGTTACCAG TACGCGCCCGATGACTACAATGGCCTCATTCAGCTGAGCGAGCAAGCCAGGAGTGTGTTACAAGCACCGAAAGAGTGGGTCTGTTTGTAA
- the ESRP2 gene encoding epithelial splicing regulatory protein 2 isoform X1 codes for MTASHSDSLVVLFGATAGAYGAKLGSDERELILLVWQVVDLQSKKVGTLHKSLVKADNLDLSDQCREVSGLTPEGLSKAEPLDRVLQQFSQLVSSDLKVLGRSSYTLCSDGQLLIRQVLHPETSKKNFLLSDCFYSFYDLRKEFHTCYPGSASVKDHTIKTMAEYLGLGTDEAEEDFGVWQVKTMVAIIFSMLSEGCNHVFTEPETVKYKYETGPCSKSETVDSETVIRARGLPWQSSDQDIARFFKGLNIAKGGVALCLNSQGRRNGEALVRFVNSEQRDLALERHKHHMGSRYIEVYKATGEEFLKIAGGTSNEVAQFLSKENQVIIRMRGLPFTATQEDVLGFLGPECPVTGGKEGLLFVKYPDGRPTGDAFVLFSCEEYAQNALKKHKEILGKRYIELFRSTAAEVQQVLNRYMSTPLIPTLPTPLIPVIPPPYAIAAGSARDCVRLRGLPYTAGIDDILEFMGDATGDIKPHGVHMVLNQQGRPSGDAFIQMKSADKAFMVAQKCHKKMMKDRYVEVFQCSGEEMNFVLMGGTLNRSGLSPPPCKLPCLSPPAYAAFQAAAVIPAEAAALYQPQALLPTTRTPQASAAAPPAVTYYPAQAAQLYMNYTAYYPSPPVSPTTVGYLAAPPGAVAAAATATHTPILPQPGALVRMQGLPYNTGMKEILSFFQGYQYAPDDYNGLIQLSEQARSVLQAPKEWVCL; via the exons ATGACGGCTTCGCACAGTGACTCTTTGGTGGTGTTGTTTGGGGCAACAGCTGGTGCATATGGGGCTAAACTGGGTTCGGATGAGAGGGAACTAATTCTCTTGGTGTGGCAAGTTGTGGATCTACAGAGCAAGAAG GTAGGGACACTACACAAATCCCTGGTGAAAGCAGACAACTTGGACTTAAGTGACCAGTGTCGCGAAGTCAGCGGCTTAACACCAGAGGGACTGAGCAAAGCCGAACCGCTGGACCGGGTCCTTCAGCAG ttcagtCAACTGGTATCCAGTGATTTGAAAGTACTTGGAAGGAGCTCTTACACACTGTGCAGTGATGGCCAATTACTCATCCGACAAGTCCTCCACCCAGAGACATCTAAGAAG AACTTCCTGCTCTCAGACTGCTTCTATTCCTTCTATGATCTGCGCAAAGAGTTTCACACCTGCTACCCTGGTTCAGCCTCCGTGAAAGATCACACTATCAAGACCATGGCAGAAT ATCTGGGCTTAGGGACAGATGAAGCAGAGGAGGACTTTGGCGTGTGGCAAGTAAAAACCATGGTGGCCATCATTTTCAGCATGCTCTCTGAAGGTTGTA ATCACGTGTTTACTGAGCCTGAAACTGTGAAGTACAAGTATGAAACAGGTCCTTG TAGTAAATCTGAAACTGTGGACAGTGAGACAGTAATACGTGCCAGAGGTTTGCCATGGCAGTCTTCAGACCAGGATATTGCTCGATTTTTCAAAGGACTAAACATTGCCAA AGGTGGTGTGGCTCTTTGTCTGAATTCTCAAGGAAGAAGGAATGGGGAGGCATTAGTTCGGTTTGTCAATTCTGAACAGAGAGACCTCGCCTTGGAAAGACATAAACATCACATGGGCAGCAGATACATCGAG gTTTACAAAGCAACTGGGGAAGAATTCTTAAAAATTGCAGGAG GCACCTCCAATGAAGTGGCCCAGTTCTTATCCAAGGAGAACCAAGTTATCATCCGGATGAGAGGCCTTCCATTCACTGCTACTCAGGAGGATGTCTTGGGATTCCTGGGGCCAGAGTGCCCAGtcacaggagggaaggagggactTCTCTTTGTCAAGTACCCAGATGGCAGGCCCACAGGAGATGCATTTGTGTTATTTTCCTGTGAAGAATATGCACAAAATGCACttaaaaagcacaaagaaatacTTGGAAAACGTTACATTGAACTCTtcaggagcacagcagcagaagtcCAACAG GTCCTAAATCGCTACATGTCGACGCCTCTGATCCCCACGCTGCCGACTCCGCTGATCCCGGTGATCCCGCCGCCGTACGCCATCGCCGCGGGCAGCGCGCGGGACTGTGTGCGGCTCCGGGGGCTGCCCTACACCGCCGGCATCGACGACATCCTCGAGTTTATGGGGGACGCCACAGGGGATATCAAGCCCCATGGAGTTCACATGGTCCTTAATCAACAG GGACGACCATCAGGTGATGCTTTTATCCAAATGAAATCTGCTGACAAGGCCTTTATGGTGGCTCAGAAATGTCACAAAAAAATGATGAAGGACCGTTACGTGGAAGTATTCCAGTGTTCAGGAGAGGAGATGAACTTTGTTTTAATGGGTGGCACTTTAAATCGTAGTGGCTTGTCCCCACCGCCATGTAAGTTACCAT GTCTCTCTCCACCAGCCTATGCTGctttccaggcagcagcagtgatcccagcagaggcagcagcgcTGTACCAGCCACAAGCTCTCTTGCCAACCACCAGGACTCCCCAGGCCTccgcagctgctcctccagctgtcACCTACTACCCAGCTCAGGCTGCCCAGCTTTATATGAATTACACAGCTTACTATCCCAG TCCTCCAGTATCTCCCACCACAGTGGGGTACcttgcagctcctccaggagctgtagctgctgctgccactgccacccaCACTCCGATTCTGCCCCAACCTGGAGCGTTAGTCCGGATGCAGGGCTTGCCATATAACACAGGAATGAAGGAGATACTCAGTTTCTTCCAGGGTTACCAG TACGCGCCCGATGACTACAATGGCCTCATTCAGCTGAGCGAGCAAGCCAGGAGTGTGTTACAAGCACCGAAAGAGTGGGTCTGTTTGTAA
- the ESRP2 gene encoding epithelial splicing regulatory protein 2 isoform X3, whose translation MTASHSDSLVVLFGATAGAYGAKLGSDERELILLVWQVVDLQSKKVGTLHKSLVKADNLDLSDQCREVSGLTPEGLSKAEPLDRVLQQFSQLVSSDLKVLGRSSYTLCSDGQLLIRQVLHPETSKKNFLLSDCFYSFYDLRKEFHTCYPGSASVKDHTIKTMAEYLGLGTDEAEEDFGVWQVKTMVAIIFSMLSEGCNHVFTEPETVKYKYETGPCSKSETVDSETVIRARGLPWQSSDQDIARFFKGLNIAKGGVALCLNSQGRRNGEALVRFVNSEQRDLALERHKHHMGSRYIEVYKATGEEFLKIAGGTSNEVAQFLSKENQVIIRMRGLPFTATQEDVLGFLGPECPVTGGKEGLLFVKYPDGRPTGDAFVLFSCEEYAQNALKKHKEILGKRYIELFRSTAAEVQQVLNRYMSTPLIPTLPTPLIPVIPPPYAIAAGSARDCVRLRGLPYTAGIDDILEFMGDATGDIKPHGVHMVLNQQGRPSGDAFIQMKSADKAFMVAQKCHKKMMKDRYVEVFQCSGEEMNFVLMGGTLNRSGLSPPPCLSPPAYAAFQAAAVIPAEAAALYQPQALLPTTRTPQASAAAPPAVTYYPAQAAQLYMNYTAYYPSPPVSPTTVGYLAAPPGAVAAAATATHTPILPQPGALVRMQGLPYNTGMKEILSFFQGYQYAPDDYNGLIQLSEQARSVLQAPKEWVCL comes from the exons ATGACGGCTTCGCACAGTGACTCTTTGGTGGTGTTGTTTGGGGCAACAGCTGGTGCATATGGGGCTAAACTGGGTTCGGATGAGAGGGAACTAATTCTCTTGGTGTGGCAAGTTGTGGATCTACAGAGCAAGAAG GTAGGGACACTACACAAATCCCTGGTGAAAGCAGACAACTTGGACTTAAGTGACCAGTGTCGCGAAGTCAGCGGCTTAACACCAGAGGGACTGAGCAAAGCCGAACCGCTGGACCGGGTCCTTCAGCAG ttcagtCAACTGGTATCCAGTGATTTGAAAGTACTTGGAAGGAGCTCTTACACACTGTGCAGTGATGGCCAATTACTCATCCGACAAGTCCTCCACCCAGAGACATCTAAGAAG AACTTCCTGCTCTCAGACTGCTTCTATTCCTTCTATGATCTGCGCAAAGAGTTTCACACCTGCTACCCTGGTTCAGCCTCCGTGAAAGATCACACTATCAAGACCATGGCAGAAT ATCTGGGCTTAGGGACAGATGAAGCAGAGGAGGACTTTGGCGTGTGGCAAGTAAAAACCATGGTGGCCATCATTTTCAGCATGCTCTCTGAAGGTTGTA ATCACGTGTTTACTGAGCCTGAAACTGTGAAGTACAAGTATGAAACAGGTCCTTG TAGTAAATCTGAAACTGTGGACAGTGAGACAGTAATACGTGCCAGAGGTTTGCCATGGCAGTCTTCAGACCAGGATATTGCTCGATTTTTCAAAGGACTAAACATTGCCAA AGGTGGTGTGGCTCTTTGTCTGAATTCTCAAGGAAGAAGGAATGGGGAGGCATTAGTTCGGTTTGTCAATTCTGAACAGAGAGACCTCGCCTTGGAAAGACATAAACATCACATGGGCAGCAGATACATCGAG gTTTACAAAGCAACTGGGGAAGAATTCTTAAAAATTGCAGGAG GCACCTCCAATGAAGTGGCCCAGTTCTTATCCAAGGAGAACCAAGTTATCATCCGGATGAGAGGCCTTCCATTCACTGCTACTCAGGAGGATGTCTTGGGATTCCTGGGGCCAGAGTGCCCAGtcacaggagggaaggagggactTCTCTTTGTCAAGTACCCAGATGGCAGGCCCACAGGAGATGCATTTGTGTTATTTTCCTGTGAAGAATATGCACAAAATGCACttaaaaagcacaaagaaatacTTGGAAAACGTTACATTGAACTCTtcaggagcacagcagcagaagtcCAACAG GTCCTAAATCGCTACATGTCGACGCCTCTGATCCCCACGCTGCCGACTCCGCTGATCCCGGTGATCCCGCCGCCGTACGCCATCGCCGCGGGCAGCGCGCGGGACTGTGTGCGGCTCCGGGGGCTGCCCTACACCGCCGGCATCGACGACATCCTCGAGTTTATGGGGGACGCCACAGGGGATATCAAGCCCCATGGAGTTCACATGGTCCTTAATCAACAG GGACGACCATCAGGTGATGCTTTTATCCAAATGAAATCTGCTGACAAGGCCTTTATGGTGGCTCAGAAATGTCACAAAAAAATGATGAAGGACCGTTACGTGGAAGTATTCCAGTGTTCAGGAGAGGAGATGAACTTTGTTTTAATGGGTGGCACTTTAAATCGTAGTGGCTTGTCCCCACCGCCAT GTCTCTCTCCACCAGCCTATGCTGctttccaggcagcagcagtgatcccagcagaggcagcagcgcTGTACCAGCCACAAGCTCTCTTGCCAACCACCAGGACTCCCCAGGCCTccgcagctgctcctccagctgtcACCTACTACCCAGCTCAGGCTGCCCAGCTTTATATGAATTACACAGCTTACTATCCCAG TCCTCCAGTATCTCCCACCACAGTGGGGTACcttgcagctcctccaggagctgtagctgctgctgccactgccacccaCACTCCGATTCTGCCCCAACCTGGAGCGTTAGTCCGGATGCAGGGCTTGCCATATAACACAGGAATGAAGGAGATACTCAGTTTCTTCCAGGGTTACCAG TACGCGCCCGATGACTACAATGGCCTCATTCAGCTGAGCGAGCAAGCCAGGAGTGTGTTACAAGCACCGAAAGAGTGGGTCTGTTTGTAA
- the ESRP2 gene encoding epithelial splicing regulatory protein 2 isoform X4, producing MTASHSDSLVVLFGATAGAYGAKLGSDERELILLVWQVVDLQSKKVGTLHKSLVKADNLDLSDQCREVSGLTPEGLSKAEPLDRVLQQFSQLVSSDLKVLGRSSYTLCSDGQLLIRQVLHPETSKKNFLLSDCFYSFYDLRKEFHTCYPGSASVKDHTIKTMAEYLGLGTDEAEEDFGVWQVKTMVAIIFSMLSEGCNHVFTEPETVKYKYETGPCSKSETVDSETVIRARGLPWQSSDQDIARFFKGLNIAKGGVALCLNSQGRRNGEALVRFVNSEQRDLALERHKHHMGSRYIEVYKATGEEFLKIAGGTSNEVAQFLSKENQVIIRMRGLPFTATQEDVLGFLGPECPVTGGKEGLLFVKYPDGRPTGDAFVLFSCEEYAQNALKKHKEILGKRYIELFRSTAAEVQQVLNRYMSTPLIPTLPTPLIPVIPPPYAIAAGSARDCVRLRGLPYTAGIDDILEFMGDATGDIKPHGVHMVLNQQGRPSGDAFIQMKSADKAFMVAQKCHKKMMKDRYVEVFQCSGEEMNFVLMGGTLNRSGLSPPPCKLPCLSPPAYAAFQAAAVIPAEAAALYQPQALLPTTRTPQASAAAPPAVTYYPAQAAQLYMNYTAYYPSPPVSPTTVGYLAAPPGAVAAAATATHTPILPQPGALVRMQGLPYNTGMKEILSFFQGYQDLLHDASARS from the exons ATGACGGCTTCGCACAGTGACTCTTTGGTGGTGTTGTTTGGGGCAACAGCTGGTGCATATGGGGCTAAACTGGGTTCGGATGAGAGGGAACTAATTCTCTTGGTGTGGCAAGTTGTGGATCTACAGAGCAAGAAG GTAGGGACACTACACAAATCCCTGGTGAAAGCAGACAACTTGGACTTAAGTGACCAGTGTCGCGAAGTCAGCGGCTTAACACCAGAGGGACTGAGCAAAGCCGAACCGCTGGACCGGGTCCTTCAGCAG ttcagtCAACTGGTATCCAGTGATTTGAAAGTACTTGGAAGGAGCTCTTACACACTGTGCAGTGATGGCCAATTACTCATCCGACAAGTCCTCCACCCAGAGACATCTAAGAAG AACTTCCTGCTCTCAGACTGCTTCTATTCCTTCTATGATCTGCGCAAAGAGTTTCACACCTGCTACCCTGGTTCAGCCTCCGTGAAAGATCACACTATCAAGACCATGGCAGAAT ATCTGGGCTTAGGGACAGATGAAGCAGAGGAGGACTTTGGCGTGTGGCAAGTAAAAACCATGGTGGCCATCATTTTCAGCATGCTCTCTGAAGGTTGTA ATCACGTGTTTACTGAGCCTGAAACTGTGAAGTACAAGTATGAAACAGGTCCTTG TAGTAAATCTGAAACTGTGGACAGTGAGACAGTAATACGTGCCAGAGGTTTGCCATGGCAGTCTTCAGACCAGGATATTGCTCGATTTTTCAAAGGACTAAACATTGCCAA AGGTGGTGTGGCTCTTTGTCTGAATTCTCAAGGAAGAAGGAATGGGGAGGCATTAGTTCGGTTTGTCAATTCTGAACAGAGAGACCTCGCCTTGGAAAGACATAAACATCACATGGGCAGCAGATACATCGAG gTTTACAAAGCAACTGGGGAAGAATTCTTAAAAATTGCAGGAG GCACCTCCAATGAAGTGGCCCAGTTCTTATCCAAGGAGAACCAAGTTATCATCCGGATGAGAGGCCTTCCATTCACTGCTACTCAGGAGGATGTCTTGGGATTCCTGGGGCCAGAGTGCCCAGtcacaggagggaaggagggactTCTCTTTGTCAAGTACCCAGATGGCAGGCCCACAGGAGATGCATTTGTGTTATTTTCCTGTGAAGAATATGCACAAAATGCACttaaaaagcacaaagaaatacTTGGAAAACGTTACATTGAACTCTtcaggagcacagcagcagaagtcCAACAG GTCCTAAATCGCTACATGTCGACGCCTCTGATCCCCACGCTGCCGACTCCGCTGATCCCGGTGATCCCGCCGCCGTACGCCATCGCCGCGGGCAGCGCGCGGGACTGTGTGCGGCTCCGGGGGCTGCCCTACACCGCCGGCATCGACGACATCCTCGAGTTTATGGGGGACGCCACAGGGGATATCAAGCCCCATGGAGTTCACATGGTCCTTAATCAACAG GGACGACCATCAGGTGATGCTTTTATCCAAATGAAATCTGCTGACAAGGCCTTTATGGTGGCTCAGAAATGTCACAAAAAAATGATGAAGGACCGTTACGTGGAAGTATTCCAGTGTTCAGGAGAGGAGATGAACTTTGTTTTAATGGGTGGCACTTTAAATCGTAGTGGCTTGTCCCCACCGCCATGTAAGTTACCAT GTCTCTCTCCACCAGCCTATGCTGctttccaggcagcagcagtgatcccagcagaggcagcagcgcTGTACCAGCCACAAGCTCTCTTGCCAACCACCAGGACTCCCCAGGCCTccgcagctgctcctccagctgtcACCTACTACCCAGCTCAGGCTGCCCAGCTTTATATGAATTACACAGCTTACTATCCCAG TCCTCCAGTATCTCCCACCACAGTGGGGTACcttgcagctcctccaggagctgtagctgctgctgccactgccacccaCACTCCGATTCTGCCCCAACCTGGAGCGTTAGTCCGGATGCAGGGCTTGCCATATAACACAGGAATGAAGGAGATACTCAGTTTCTTCCAGGGTTACCAG gaTTTATTACATGATGCTTCTGCTCGTTCATAA